From Streptomyces fungicidicus, one genomic window encodes:
- the cbiE gene encoding precorrin-6y C5,15-methyltransferase (decarboxylating) subunit CbiE: MADRVTVIGWDGSPLTDAARSALGAATLVAGAAHHLALPEVPRGAERIRLGSVALAARRIAAHRGTAVVLADGDPGFFGVVRTLRAPEFGLEVEVVPGVSSVAAAFARAGMPWDDAHVVVAHPRTLRRAVNVCRAHTKVAVLTSPGAGPAELGLLLEGVHRTFVICEELGTAREQVSVVTSEKAADHTWRDPNVVIVVGGRAGAGESGGWLAGRDPAGGPRGWSLPAGEYGGELGEGEREPLRTSQLARLGPRLGDLVWDIGCRSGAFATDAARAGAAVIAVDSDPGACARTDATARRYGVQLQIVHGTAPHVLENLPEPDVVRVGGGGAAVVSAVADRRPQRIVTHAATRDTAELIGRNLTEHGYQVECALLQSVELDTRAWTEKERSVAFLLSGVLPARGN, translated from the coding sequence ATGGCCGACCGGGTCACGGTGATCGGCTGGGACGGTTCGCCGCTGACCGACGCGGCCCGCTCCGCCCTGGGCGCCGCCACACTGGTGGCCGGCGCGGCCCATCACCTGGCACTCCCCGAGGTGCCCCGCGGAGCCGAGCGCATTCGGCTCGGATCCGTCGCGCTCGCCGCCCGCCGCATCGCCGCCCACCGCGGCACGGCCGTCGTCCTCGCCGACGGCGACCCCGGCTTCTTCGGCGTCGTACGGACCCTGCGCGCACCCGAGTTCGGACTCGAGGTCGAGGTCGTCCCCGGCGTCTCCTCCGTCGCCGCGGCCTTCGCCCGCGCCGGAATGCCCTGGGACGACGCCCACGTGGTCGTCGCACACCCGCGCACCCTGCGACGCGCGGTGAACGTATGCCGGGCCCACACCAAGGTGGCGGTCCTCACCTCGCCCGGCGCCGGCCCCGCCGAACTGGGGCTGCTCCTGGAGGGCGTCCACCGCACCTTCGTCATCTGCGAGGAACTGGGCACCGCACGCGAGCAGGTCAGCGTCGTCACCTCGGAGAAGGCCGCCGACCACACCTGGCGCGACCCCAACGTCGTCATCGTCGTCGGCGGCCGGGCCGGCGCCGGTGAGTCCGGCGGCTGGCTGGCCGGCCGGGACCCCGCGGGCGGCCCCCGCGGCTGGTCGCTGCCCGCCGGGGAGTACGGCGGCGAACTCGGCGAGGGCGAGCGGGAACCCCTGCGCACCTCCCAACTCGCCCGGCTGGGCCCGCGGCTCGGCGACCTCGTCTGGGACATCGGGTGCCGGAGCGGCGCCTTCGCCACCGACGCCGCCCGCGCGGGCGCCGCCGTCATCGCCGTCGACAGCGATCCGGGCGCCTGCGCCCGCACCGACGCCACCGCCCGCCGGTACGGCGTCCAGCTGCAGATCGTGCACGGCACCGCCCCGCACGTCCTGGAGAACCTCCCCGAGCCGGATGTCGTCCGGGTCGGCGGCGGGGGAGCGGCCGTCGTCTCCGCGGTCGCCGACCGCCGTCCGCAGCGCATCGTCACGCACGCCGCCACCCGGGACACGGCCGAACTCATCGGCCGGAATCTCACGGAACACGGCTACCAGGTCGAGTGCGCGCTGCTGCAGTCCGTCGAACTCGACACCAGGGCCTGGACGGAGAAGGAGCGGAGCGTCGCGTTCCTGCTCAGCGGGGTGCTGCCCGCTCGCGGCAACTGA
- a CDS encoding GNAT family N-acetyltransferase, with amino-acid sequence MTSTFPNISISTERLVLRPLDTDDVPALAEMMNDEQVGAWTDVPQPFSEQAARTWITDHAPAERAAGRGLDLAVTEFLTQRLVGLIQLTRTNWHVRATELSYIVAPWARGEGYASEAALATAQWLFGDQKFERVELRTAADNAASQQVAQKIGCISEGVLRNACIAHVRTEDGWSDVRTDFIVWSLLPEDIEGADGPLADTGGFSAYPDWN; translated from the coding sequence ACCTTCCCCAACATCTCCATCAGCACGGAGCGGTTGGTGCTGCGCCCCCTCGACACGGACGACGTCCCCGCCCTCGCAGAGATGATGAACGACGAGCAGGTCGGCGCCTGGACCGACGTCCCCCAGCCCTTCTCCGAACAGGCCGCCCGCACCTGGATCACCGATCACGCCCCCGCCGAGCGCGCGGCCGGCCGCGGACTCGACCTCGCCGTCACCGAGTTCCTCACCCAGCGCCTGGTCGGCCTCATCCAGCTCACCAGGACGAACTGGCACGTACGCGCCACCGAGCTCTCGTACATCGTCGCCCCCTGGGCACGCGGCGAGGGCTACGCCTCCGAAGCCGCGCTCGCCACCGCCCAGTGGCTCTTCGGCGACCAGAAGTTCGAGCGGGTCGAACTGCGCACGGCCGCCGACAACGCCGCCTCCCAGCAGGTCGCCCAGAAGATCGGCTGCATCAGCGAGGGCGTGCTGCGCAACGCGTGCATAGCCCATGTCCGCACCGAGGACGGCTGGAGCGACGTGCGCACCGACTTCATCGTGTGGAGCCTGCTGCCCGAGGACATCGAGGGCGCGGACGGACCACTCGCCGACACCGGCGGCTTCAGCGCGTACCCGGACTGGAACTGA